The Microcebus murinus isolate Inina chromosome 9, M.murinus_Inina_mat1.0, whole genome shotgun sequence nucleotide sequence TGAACTCCTAAAGTCTACGGAGTGCAAGCAAAAAGTTTTAGGTTAAGGGCAGGAGCAGTCTTACCACTTGGATTCTTGGTTGCTAAGGACAAGGTTGGGGGTGAGTGGTAGAGGGGGAAAGGGCAGAAGAACGTTCTGCATTCACTGATGGCAAGCCAAGAGGTTATAGGTATTCTAGCTCATCATCCAGTTCCCAGAGTCTTGAAGAACCTTGCCTCATCCTGGCATCTGCTGTGGTGCAGGGCAAGGTGAAGGTGCGGAAAAGGGCCATTTGCAGTCTCTAGTTCAGCCCTGACTGAACCAAACCTCAAAAAGCAACAACTCAAATTGTCAGGGGGAATCCATGGGGGCACGTTAGATCAGCAATACACCAACTGTTCCTAGTTGCTATTGACAGGAATGGACACCTGAGTGCACCCCTTGGTATAGTGACTCTGAGCACGAAACTAGAGGCAATTCCAAACCTAGAATAAGAATAAGGCTCTCCTTGTGCATGACTCAAATAGAAAAGCTCTTTGAATCACAACATTTGAATCTGAGTCACTCACCAGTCCTGTCTTTGTCCAGTAAAGGCAATTTAAACATTGAGGTTTTTTTGattctcagtctttccttctgAGCAACCTTCCATCTTAACCACTCCATAGAAACAGTAAGATTTCTTTTAGGcattgattttaaagaaagacCACTTTATACAAGCAGGTTTGGGGGATTTCAGGGCTTAGGAGAGTCACTAGAAATTACTGTCAGTTCTCGCTGTAATGCTATCTCTGCCCCTGGGACACATAGCCTGCCAAATGGCCCCATAAATCTGATTACCCTCACtcacttttcctcttcctccatctttgTTAAAATTCTGATTTACCAGGAACTTCAGGGGAGTTAAGACAAATGAAACCTAACAAAAGTTCTGACCTTCCATTGCCACCAAAGCACTGATGATGCATCATCACAAATTGTATTTTTAGAGACTTGCAAGTGTTATATTGGGCTGGCCCGTATTTAGGTCACTTTGTCACCTCCTCCAAATTCCtctgatattttaaagatgacCTGAGAGTCCACAACCACACTTGCTAGAAATTCTTACTAACTTTTATGTCTCATGCTACTGTTTAATTCTGTCCCCTGATTTTCAAAGCCCTGACTGATGGACCTTGACCTGTAATACCTCAATTTTATACTTATAAGGAAAAAGCTGACCATAAGCTTCTGAAACCCACACTTCCAAATCCCTTTCCAGGTTTTAGCCCCTTCATTACCTGGTGTGTCCCACATCTCTATTatactctctccctctccctccttatACAATCTCAAATCTTCAGATTATCAGACGAAGAGCACAGTTAATCATCATCTCTTAGGGTATGTCCCCTCTTCCATAAAATAGCCATTTATGTGGCCAATTATCTTAGACTTAGGGGTCAAATTCTATCAGAGTTCTTTCCTGTCCGCCCAGAAAATTCAATGATCACATGGTTCAAAATGGTTTGTTACCAAAATCTGCTCCTGCAATTAAGCATCCTGGTTTTATTGCTTTGAGGAGGGTGTTCTTTATATCAGAGTCAGAAGGAACCAAAAAAGTAACCAATGGAAATAGAGAAATGTAGTTTGAAAGgcaagaaaggttaaaaaaacaatagaaagactgttaaaggggggaaaaaataagCTAAGAGAACAGCACAAAGTGGAGGTGTACACAACAGTGGTGCTGCATGAAAATGTAAGGAATTATATATGGATAAATCTGGGGAAGTTACCCAGAAAAGAACTTTCTGGTTGACTGAAGCTTTAGGTTGTAGGGGAGGTGGAAATAGTCCTGGTCAATTAAAACAATCACCTCCTGCTGTCCCCCTGTGTCCTTAGCACCCAGCACAGTTGCTGGGCATATAGTAGCTGTCAACGAATATCTGTGTAATAAATTTAACACTGGCCACCTACTCAGTGCTTCAAACAAACTATGAGATTCTGTGACACAGGCACTTCCATGTGCACACAGGCCCAATCTATGGCAGGATTTGCGGGGAAAAGACCTGACTTAAAGGACAGTATGGGGAATCGACTGGCTATAGTTCATTTGGCTGAGCTAGGTGAAAACACAGCGAGTAAAGCGAGCTCAGGTGTGCAGACTTGAGACCACCCTTAAggcttttcttttacattattgTCTGCCAGGCTCTTACATTATTGTCTGCCAGGCTCCTGCCCAACTTCTGTCTCCACCTGTCCACCTGAGGCAACCAAGGAGTTAGCCAGGTGCGGTCCTGCGGCGGTAACAGGGAAGACTCTTGGGGGCGGTACGTCTCCTCTCTCTTGGCTTCTGTTGCCTGCAACTGCCACGCGGCCCCTCGCGCCGCTGCAAAGGAGCGGAGGTCGAAGCACGTTGCGGTGCGGTGATGAAATGCTCCCAGAATCAGCCTCTGGAGCCCGGCCCCCGACACCAACCGGGCTCCTGGCGTTGTCTCTAGGAGCCCTGGGGATGCTCCCGCCCCCTTCGTAGAGCCCCGGCCATCCAGGCCCGCTTCTTCGGTGCGCGCCCACCACCTGAGGGGCGTTGCAGGGTCGCCGCGGTCCTCTGCGCCCCTGGGCACgggcaggggcgggagggggaAGCGGAGTGGGAGGCGCCCCGGGCTCGCGCCTCGGTGCTCCGCGCGGGATTTGCCGCCTTAagctgcagcagctgcagcagccgCGGCGGGaagaggggtggagggtggagaggagggccGGAGCCGGGCCaggagcgagcgagcgagcgagggagggaggggggccgggAGGCTGTGCCAGGCGAGCCGGAGGGGTGCTCCGCGCTCCCCCGCCCTCCTTCCGGGAGCGAGGATGCAGACTCTGAAACTGGTGCTGCTGGGCTGAGGCGGAGGCAGGGGAGTTGCAGCGCGAGGCTCCGTGAGTGTGTCTCCTGCGCGCGGAGAGGCGGGGGGGAGGCGGaggaccaggaggaggaggaggaggaggaggaggaggagggggagaatgCCCGgagccgccgccgctgccgccgccgccgcgatGCTCCCGGCTCAGGAGGCTGCCAAGCTGTACCACACCAACTATGTGCGGAACTCGCGGGCCATCGGCGTGCTGTGGGCCATCTTCACCATCTGCTTTGCCATCGTCAACGTGGTGTGCTTCATCCAGCCCTACTGGATCGGCGACGGCGTGGACACCCCGCAAGCCGGCTATTTCGGGCTCTTCCACTACTGCATCGGCAACGGCTTCTCCCGGGAGCTGACCTGCAGGGGCAGCTTCACGGACTTCTCCACGCTGCCCTCGGGCGCCTTCAAAGCCGCCTCCTTCTTTATCGGCCTCTCCATGATGCTCATCATCGCCTGCATCATTTGCTTTACCCTCTTCTTCTTCTGCAACACGGCCACCGTGTACAAGATCTGTGCCTGGATGCAGCTCACCTCCGGTGAGTGCGCGTCCCCTCCGCGGGGGCGGGGGACCGGGGCGTCCGGCCGGGGAGGGGCCAGAGTGGGAGGGACGGGCCCGCGCGCGCCGCGGAGCGCCCGGCAACTTAATCCTCTCGGGCGTCGAGGTGTGGGGGGCGGGAGCCGCGGGAGGCCGGAACCCCCGGGGTTCCCCAGCCCGGGCACTAGCGCCTCGTCCCGGGGCTTCCGTGAGCCTCCCAAGTGGGGGGCGCCACCCAGAGGGACGCGCCGGAGGCGGGGCGGTTGTGGGGCCCAGTCCGCTCAGAACTAGAGCTGGGGGGCGGAGAAGCGGCGGCTTAGAGGGCTGAGGGGGGGCTAAGGAGGGACACTCACAGCGAAGTGAAAAGCGGATTTGGAGAGGTTGTACTGGGAGGAACAGCCAGTCtgctctgcccctctctgggacTATTCCTGTCATTGTTTCTTGGGGGCGAGGGGCGTGGAGACTGGAGTGAAATTGTCTCTCTGTCCCGGGCAGTTGTAAATATTTGATCGTACGTCTGGAGATGAATAAATCCTAAGGCTGTCTCGGGTTTCACCgttttaagaaaaatgtagctTAGAACGTTCCCTATCCCCCAATGTCAAGTCTCAGTTTGCCTCCTTGTCAGTGCAGAAGGTCCTTCCGTTTCACCTTTCAACAGGGGTCTTCAGGAAATCAAGATTTCTCAAGATCCCATTTTGGggaagtggacagagaggaaaacCTTTTTCATTAGCATCTCTGATCACTTCGCCTGTGGGTGATAGATTGTTGCTAACTGGAGCAAATGAAAGTACTTTTGTCTGAGCATCAAAGTTACTTTTAACCCAGAAAAGATGAGGGTGCGTGTCCTGGTGGCTTTGTTGAAGAGTTCTGAAACAAGACTGATTCC carries:
- the LHFPL3 gene encoding LHFPL tetraspan subfamily member 3 protein isoform X1 → MPGAAAAAAAAAMLPAQEAAKLYHTNYVRNSRAIGVLWAIFTICFAIVNVVCFIQPYWIGDGVDTPQAGYFGLFHYCIGNGFSRELTCRGSFTDFSTLPSGAFKAASFFIGLSMMLIIACIICFTLFFFCNTATVYKICAWMQLTSAACLVLGCMIFPDGWDSDEVKRMCGEKTDKYTLGACSVRWAYILAIIGILDALILSFLAFVLGNRQDSLMAEELKAENKVLLSQYSLE
- the LHFPL3 gene encoding LHFPL tetraspan subfamily member 3 protein isoform X2 — encoded protein: MPGAAAAAAAAAMLPAQEAAKLYHTNYVRNSRAIGVLWAIFTICFAIVNVVCFIQPYWIGDGVDTPQAGYFGLFHYCIGNGFSRELTCRGSFTDFSTLPSGAFKAASFFIGLSMMLIIACIICFTLFFFCNTATVYKICAWMQLTSAACLVLGCMIFPDGWDSDEVKRMCGEKTDKYTLGACSVRWAYILAIIGILDALILSFLAFVLGNRQDSLMAEELKAENKDDGNA